The Rhodococcus sp. ABRD24 genome contains the following window.
GACACCCCCATAGTCCACCGGCCGATCTTGCCGATCAGCGATCGGCGCGACACTCGCTCGGACATGCGGCGACTGGCGCGGCTTGTGATACTGCCGCCTTCCCCAGCCATCCAGGCGGTCTGCGCCTTCACGGTCTCCTCGTCCACGGGATACCTGTTCTCGTGCATCTCCGGTTGATCGTGCATCGGTTTGTCGTCCATCGATTCTCTCCATTCTCGAAAAAGGAAGCTGCAGAACAGGGTCAGCGCGGCAGTATCCGCCGCAGGGATTGAACGGCGCCCTGGCGCAATCGGTGTGTCAGGCGTTCGCCGAGGCGCGGACCTTGGCCGACTCGTGCAGGTGTTGCAGTGACGGAGTGCCGGATTCAAGTGCGTTGAGCAGACTTTCAACCTGAGCCATGTGATTGCACAGCCCCTTGGAGCGAATCTTGCCGTGCTCGTCGAGGATGACGCCGTAGGGCGTCGTGCCCACCTGATAGGCAATGCCGACATCGCGGCCATCGACGTAGCTGAGCTCGCTGCCGATGCCCGATCCGGCGAGGAACTGCTCGTGCTCGGCCGGCGTACCGTCCGAGATGACGACGACCTCGAGGTCCTTCTCCGCCTTCGCCATCGCCCGAAGACCTGGCAACAGGCTCTTGCACGTCGAGCAGGTCGGCGCGGTGAACAGCAGCAACTGCGGCTTGTCGCGATGCCCACCCACGCCCACGGTACGACCGAGGTGGTCGGTGAGGCCACGGAATGTGGGGGCGACCTGCTCGATCTTCGGGCCGGTATCCATCATGCGGGCCCCGAGGGGACCGAGCCGCACCTGCACCCGGCCGATCTCCCGGGCGAGCGCCAGGACCATGAGGAACAGGACCACGACCGCGACCACCAGAACTACTGTCACGATGAGGAAGTAAGTGTTCATGATCAATCCTTGTCGTCGGGGACAGCCATGGAGACCGCCGTCGGAGACATCCGTCAGTACCGCGAGACCGTCGACGCGGCGCGCAGTTCGATGGAGGCCTTGGTCAGGTGTTTGTCCACCGGTCGACGACCGGGGTGGACGATTGTTCTCAGTTGCGCGGAGGCTGCGACAGCAGCGATCACGACCACCGCCGACCCGATCGCGGTGAGGTGCTCACCGACGGTCGGTCGCTCGAACGGCATGACCGCGAGCAGGGCCGACACCACAGCCAAGGCGCCGGCACGCAGGGCATGGAACCACCCGATCCGCGGGGCCTCGCCGCCGTGTCCGAACGCGAAACACCCGCAGTCGAGTTCTCGTCGACCACGCATCAGGTTGATGGTGAGGCCGGCGAGGAAGGATGCGAACAACAGCGCGGCGGCGGCAGCAGCCGGACGCGCCGCGAACCCGGTGATCAGTGCCGCACCGAGCGCGATCTCGGCCCAGGGCAGCACCGCGGCCACGAGTCGTTCGAGCGGAGCGGGCAGCACCCGGTAGCCGCGGACCGAGCGCAACATTGCGCCTCGGTCCCGAACCTTCGGAACGCCCGCCAGGAGAAGCACTCCCCCGACGACCGCCGCAATCATCATCCACAGCATGCGACCGATCACTCCCTTCTCCGGCGGCATCGCTTGACGCGTCGAGAGCCTTTGCGCCCGAGCAGAAGAGCTGATTGCGGCACCGCGATGTCCGTGTGGATCCATCGTTGCCGGGGATGAAGACGCTCTCGCAACGGAAGGGAAACGTTCGATCGCACGGCGAGTGGGAGTGCGGTACCGGATTTCCACTTGCGAACCACGCATTCTTCGCAAAGGTAACCGACACGAAACACGCCGGGTCTATCTTGCGTCGTGTGCCACCGGTAGGAGAGAGGAGACGAGAACCATGACAGCCGCACTCCGGGCAGCAATCGCCCGCTCACAGGATGTGGAAAGCCCTCTCGATCAGGTGTATTCGCCCCTCCGTGCGCTCGGACGCCGACAGCTGTCGCTGATCGACCTCGTCGGCCAATCGCTCTCGACCATCGCCCCGGCCACCGGCATGGTGTTCATCGCCCTGTGGATGACGACGCACCGTCCCGGCATCGGCGGGGTACTGGCCATCGCCGTGACCACGGCGGTCGTGAGCCTGGTCGCACTGTGCATCACCCAGTTCACCCGGCGGCTCGCGGCAGCGGGCTCGCTCTACAGTTTCGTCTTCCAGGGGCTCGGCGTCCGCGCCACGCTCGTCACCGGAACCGCGCTCATCGTCGGCTATCTCGGGATCTCGATATCGGTCATGTCCCAGACCGCGCGCAGCCTCGTCGACATCGGCGATCTGATGGGTAACGACGTCCCGGGTCCGGCGCCGTGGCTGCTCGCCATCGCGCTGCTCGGAACGGCCGTCGCCGCGATCACCGTCCGTGGCGTGCGGTTCGCAACCCGCGCGATCCTGATCGTCGAGATCCTCTCGCTCGTTCTCATCGTCACGATCATGCTCGGCACACCGAAGGACACCCAGGCGAACACCACCGCGCTTCCGGACGCGCCGCTGAGCCTGCTGCCATTCCTGGCAATGTTGACGGTGCTGTCCATGGCGGGCTTCGAAAGCTCCGCCTTCTTCGGTCCCGAGGCCAAACGGCCACTCGTCACGGTTACCCGGACGGTGCTCGTCTCCCCCATCGTCGTCGGCGCCCTGTTCGTGTTCACAGCCTGCGCGGCTCTCCTCGGCCACGGATCGGTGATCGTGGGCGCCTACTTCGACGGCACGGCTTCCGGCGCCTCCTGGGGCGTGGTTCTCGCGGTGAAGACCGGCATGACCTGCTCGTGGTTCGCCTCGACGCTCGGCTGTGCTCAGGCTGGGTCACGCCTGCTGTATTCGATGGGAGTCGAGCGTGTCCTGCCGGCCGCACTGTCCCACGTCCACCCTCGATTCCGCACACCCTACGTATCCGTCGCGCTCTTCGCGGCAGCGAGCGTGGCCGGGGCGATCCTCTACGTGTTGGCCGCCGACTCCGCCTCGGCTTCGTTCGACGGCGTCGTAGAGATCGGGTTGATTGCTTCCTACACACTTGTCGCGGTGGCCTCGCTCCGCTTCCTGCGCCGCATCGGCGAGGACACGATCGTGACCCGGGCCGGCGCATCGTTCGTGGCGGTCCTCGGAGCCGGCCTTCTCGCATTCGTCGCAGTGGACGGCACCCGGCACGGCCTATGGGTGATTCCCGCTGCACTCGCCATCATCGGGTCGTCCGGCATCTTGTGGCACGAGGTGCTGCGCCGGGTACGCCCGGCCAGTCTCACCACCATCGGCGCATTCGATTCGGTGGAGACTGCCGACCTCCTTCCCGGGGCAGGTTTCCTGGTGGTCGCCGAGGACGGAAGCCGGCACATCGTCGCGGACCGCGGCGGCCCGTTGGAGCGCCGTCTGAACGACGGTAGGAACTGATGCAGTCACGACCCTCGGTTCGGGCCGACGGCGCACATTTCAGCGGGCAACAGCCGCGGGCCGTCCAGAAGGCCCTCGGTATGCTCGAAGCGGTTGCTCACCTCGGTCCGGGTACCTCTGCCAAGGAGATCGCGCGGTTCGCCGACGTCCCACCCACCACCGCATACCGGATGCTCAATTTTCTTGTGGCAGAGGGATTTCTCGTGCGAGTTCCCGATCTTTCCGGATTTGCACTCGGCCGCCGTACCGCCGAGCTCGCCCACTCCGCCGCCGAGACCAGGCCGTCGGATTCCCTGCACGAAGTGGTCGAGGAGCTCCGTTCTCACACTCGATTCGGAATCCACGTCGCCTCGTTCTCCGGTGGCCGGCTGAGATTCGTCGACCACGATCCCGATCACGAGATCGCAGCCGTCGGCGTGCTGTCGAAGCATCTGCACGCGACTGCGCTCGGAAAGGTGATGCTCGCACACCACCCGCAGCTCGGAACCGGCGCCGCCGGATTACCCCGCCTCACCGAGTACACCATTTGCAACCACGACGAACTCGCCCGCGAGTTGCGCATGGTCGTCCTGGACGGGTTCGCCCACGAAAGCCAGGAGTCACGGATCGGCCGTGCCGGGCTGGCCGTGCCGATCCGCGACGAGTCCACGTGCGTGGTCGGCGGTCTCTATCTCCAGGGCGCTGCCGGACGCGTCCACCCGGACGACGCCCTGGTGCGATTCCTGATCGACGGGTCGGCGCGGCTGACCGGAATGCTCTGAGCCCTCAGCCGTTCGTGCGGCGCGGAGCACGTCGAGCGGCCCAGCGCCGGCGCAGACCATCGGCCCGCTCCTGCTCCTCGAGCGCGAGCGCCGAATGTGCGAGCGCCTCCTGCAGCGCCGGAATCCATCGATCCGTGATGGCCCGCAGCCGTTTCCGCGTCGCCCGCTCCTCCGAGTCGACGGCCCGCAGCGCAGCCGATGCAGCGGCGTGCCGAACCGCGATCTCCAGGGCCGCCGTATGACGCAGTCGCGCCTCGATGGACGCGGACCCGCCCACGGAGGCCGCGTCGGGCGCGGGAGGTGGCACGACGCAGATGGCCTCCGCCGGGTAGGTGATACCCATCGAGTGCGACCAGGCGATCTGGATGTCGGCAGACTGCCCGGACGCCGGCCGGAGCGCGCGCTGCCCGTCCAGCATGGCCGCACGTACCAGCCAGGTTTCGGCGTCGTGGGCGGCCCGCTCCCATTCTGCACCCGTCTCCTCGGCGCGTTGCGCGAACCGCTGCCGTGCGGTGTGGAGGATCCGCTGCTTCCGGTCGAGCAGTTCGGCACCACTGCGGGCAACGGCCAGCCGCCTCTGCAGCCACACGCGACCCGCCCGGCCGGGCGGCACACGACCGAGCCGGGTCACGATTCCCCGCCTCTTTCGGATCCGCGGAACCACCTGTCCAGGAAGGTCTCCGGCAGCATCGTCAGCTCCCGGCGTGGCAGCGCCGACAGCGCCTCCCAGACCCGTTCGAGCGTCCCGTTCAGCGAGCGCGCCTCGCCGCGCCGCTGATCGAACAGGCGCCGCTGCACCACCCGCGCGAACTCGAGATAGGCGCGGTCGGTTGCGGACAGCGCATCCTCGCCCATGAGCTCCACCAGCTCGCCCGCCTGCCGCGCGCGAGCCAGCGCAGCCATCGTCTGAGCAGCGACGTCCAGATGGTCCTCGCGTGTTCGACCCGGTCCGGCC
Protein-coding sequences here:
- a CDS encoding redoxin domain-containing protein, with translation MNTYFLIVTVVLVVAVVVLFLMVLALAREIGRVQVRLGPLGARMMDTGPKIEQVAPTFRGLTDHLGRTVGVGGHRDKPQLLLFTAPTCSTCKSLLPGLRAMAKAEKDLEVVVISDGTPAEHEQFLAGSGIGSELSYVDGRDVGIAYQVGTTPYGVILDEHGKIRSKGLCNHMAQVESLLNALESGTPSLQHLHESAKVRASANA
- a CDS encoding MauE/DoxX family redox-associated membrane protein; this encodes MLWMMIAAVVGGVLLLAGVPKVRDRGAMLRSVRGYRVLPAPLERLVAAVLPWAEIALGAALITGFAARPAAAAAALLFASFLAGLTINLMRGRRELDCGCFAFGHGGEAPRIGWFHALRAGALAVVSALLAVMPFERPTVGEHLTAIGSAVVVIAAVAASAQLRTIVHPGRRPVDKHLTKASIELRAASTVSRY
- a CDS encoding APC family permease, with product MTAALRAAIARSQDVESPLDQVYSPLRALGRRQLSLIDLVGQSLSTIAPATGMVFIALWMTTHRPGIGGVLAIAVTTAVVSLVALCITQFTRRLAAAGSLYSFVFQGLGVRATLVTGTALIVGYLGISISVMSQTARSLVDIGDLMGNDVPGPAPWLLAIALLGTAVAAITVRGVRFATRAILIVEILSLVLIVTIMLGTPKDTQANTTALPDAPLSLLPFLAMLTVLSMAGFESSAFFGPEAKRPLVTVTRTVLVSPIVVGALFVFTACAALLGHGSVIVGAYFDGTASGASWGVVLAVKTGMTCSWFASTLGCAQAGSRLLYSMGVERVLPAALSHVHPRFRTPYVSVALFAAASVAGAILYVLAADSASASFDGVVEIGLIASYTLVAVASLRFLRRIGEDTIVTRAGASFVAVLGAGLLAFVAVDGTRHGLWVIPAALAIIGSSGILWHEVLRRVRPASLTTIGAFDSVETADLLPGAGFLVVAEDGSRHIVADRGGPLERRLNDGRN
- a CDS encoding IclR family transcriptional regulator C-terminal domain-containing protein, whose amino-acid sequence is MQSRPSVRADGAHFSGQQPRAVQKALGMLEAVAHLGPGTSAKEIARFADVPPTTAYRMLNFLVAEGFLVRVPDLSGFALGRRTAELAHSAAETRPSDSLHEVVEELRSHTRFGIHVASFSGGRLRFVDHDPDHEIAAVGVLSKHLHATALGKVMLAHHPQLGTGAAGLPRLTEYTICNHDELARELRMVVLDGFAHESQESRIGRAGLAVPIRDESTCVVGGLYLQGAAGRVHPDDALVRFLIDGSARLTGML
- a CDS encoding V-type ATP synthase subunit D; protein product: MTRLGRVPPGRAGRVWLQRRLAVARSGAELLDRKQRILHTARQRFAQRAEETGAEWERAAHDAETWLVRAAMLDGQRALRPASGQSADIQIAWSHSMGITYPAEAICVVPPPAPDAASVGGSASIEARLRHTAALEIAVRHAAASAALRAVDSEERATRKRLRAITDRWIPALQEALAHSALALEEQERADGLRRRWAARRAPRRTNG